From the Sphingomonas aliaeris genome, one window contains:
- a CDS encoding NADP-dependent oxidoreductase: MQTRQIHLVRRPNGVPVAKDFEIVSSDLAEPRPGEIEVEAVLLSVDPYMRPRLNADQALNEAMLGTGIGRVVSSRDPAIQKGALVRHGAGMRERFVVPAGVVRILHPDPALPLSVYMHALGGTGLTAYGGLLEIGALKDGEQVVVSTAGGAVGSVAAQIAKIRGCHVVGITGSDAKLSWLLDEAGIDAAINYKTSDLPAALAAATPKGIDVYFENVGGAHLDAALKLMNVNGRIPLCGMISTYNGAGEGVNNLFEMIYRRVRMQGFVSTDFAGLNDRFTHDMTEWLKAGRIKYQETIVDGFESAPEALIGLFSGSNAGKMLVRVSD, encoded by the coding sequence ATGCAAACGCGCCAGATCCATCTCGTCCGCCGCCCGAACGGCGTACCCGTCGCCAAGGATTTCGAAATCGTCTCGTCGGATCTGGCCGAGCCGCGACCGGGGGAGATCGAGGTCGAGGCGGTCCTGCTGTCCGTCGATCCCTATATGCGGCCACGCCTCAACGCCGATCAGGCGCTGAACGAGGCGATGCTCGGCACCGGGATCGGGCGCGTCGTCTCGTCGCGCGACCCGGCAATACAAAAAGGCGCTTTGGTCCGCCACGGCGCCGGCATGCGCGAACGGTTCGTCGTCCCGGCCGGCGTCGTCCGCATCCTGCACCCCGATCCCGCCCTGCCGCTCAGCGTCTACATGCACGCCTTGGGCGGAACCGGCCTGACCGCTTATGGTGGCCTGCTGGAAATCGGCGCGCTCAAGGACGGCGAACAGGTCGTGGTGTCCACCGCAGGCGGCGCGGTCGGGTCGGTCGCGGCGCAGATCGCCAAGATCAGGGGCTGCCATGTCGTCGGCATAACCGGCAGCGATGCGAAACTATCCTGGCTGCTCGACGAAGCGGGGATCGATGCCGCGATCAACTACAAGACAAGCGATCTGCCCGCCGCGCTGGCGGCCGCGACGCCGAAGGGCATCGACGTCTATTTCGAGAATGTCGGCGGCGCACACCTCGACGCCGCGCTCAAGCTGATGAACGTCAACGGCCGCATTCCGTTGTGCGGGATGATCTCGACCTATAACGGCGCCGGCGAAGGCGTGAACAATCTGTTCGAGATGATCTACCGCCGCGTCAGGATGCAGGGCTTCGTCTCGACCGATTTCGCCGGATTGAACGACCGCTTCACGCACGACATGACCGAATGGCTGAAGGCCGGCCGGATCAAGTATCAGGAAACGATCGTCGACGGCTTCGAAAGCGCACCGGAGGCATTGATCGGGCTGTTCAGCGGCAGCAACGCCGGAAAGATGCTGGTGCGGGTGAGCGATTGA
- a CDS encoding glutathione S-transferase family protein — translation MEFYGAPMPAPNPRRVRIFAAEKGITLPEIPLDLRERDHKSPDHMKRNSLGQVPVLELDDGTTITETISICRYLDALHPEPPMFGRTPVEIGVIDMWIRRIEIQLAEPTRMFWRHAHPATAALVEQHVVFGESNRITLARAMDWFDCEIADGRTFIAGERYTMCDIAALTMIDFATLIGLDPVGNRTSVAAWHERASARPSAAA, via the coding sequence ATGGAATTCTACGGTGCGCCCATGCCGGCGCCGAATCCTCGCCGCGTACGCATCTTCGCCGCGGAAAAGGGCATCACGCTGCCCGAAATCCCGCTCGATCTGCGCGAACGGGATCACAAGTCGCCCGATCATATGAAGCGCAATTCGCTCGGGCAGGTTCCGGTGCTCGAACTCGACGACGGCACCACGATCACCGAGACGATATCGATCTGCCGCTACCTCGACGCGCTTCATCCCGAACCCCCGATGTTCGGACGCACCCCGGTCGAGATCGGCGTGATCGACATGTGGATCCGCCGGATCGAGATCCAACTGGCCGAACCGACGCGCATGTTCTGGCGTCACGCGCATCCCGCGACCGCGGCATTGGTCGAACAGCATGTCGTCTTCGGCGAATCCAATCGCATCACCCTTGCCCGCGCGATGGATTGGTTCGACTGCGAGATTGCCGACGGCCGAACATTCATCGCGGGCGAACGCTACACGATGTGCGATATCGCAGCCCTGACGATGATCGACTTCGCCACGTTGATCGGGCTGGACCCGGTGGGGAACAGGACATCCGTCGCGGCGTGGCACGAACGGGCTTCCGCTCGCCCCAGCGCCGCCGCATAA